The following are encoded together in the Acidobacteriota bacterium genome:
- a CDS encoding response regulator, translating to MSNVALPHLRYKASILAVDDNPANLDVLAQMLAGASYEVRFATSGVMAIGAVRAELPDLILLDVKMPGMDGLTVCRELKTDPTTRDVPVIFISAQDAEDDKLRAFEVGGVDYVTKPFHPAEVIARVESQLKIARLTDELRQQVLRYQLNPHFLFNSFLSIRSLIDENPEAAREMVTQLSDFTRYLLMQRGSSDIPLSEELEAIQNYLAVEKIRFEHKLQLETDLEPGMVDGLIPPFLFQPLVENALKYGAKTSQLPLRVQVTARAEAKGLRFRVSNTGKWIEPEANLDGRSLREGLGVGLQNVRQRLSRRFPGQHEFLISEKDGWVHVEIVITF from the coding sequence ATGTCCAACGTTGCGCTTCCACATTTGAGATACAAAGCCAGCATTTTGGCGGTGGATGACAACCCGGCGAATCTGGACGTACTGGCGCAAATGCTGGCCGGGGCGTCCTATGAGGTGCGGTTTGCCACCAGCGGTGTGATGGCCATTGGCGCCGTGCGGGCTGAACTTCCAGACCTGATCTTGCTCGATGTGAAAATGCCGGGGATGGATGGGTTGACGGTGTGTCGCGAACTCAAAACTGACCCGACCACCCGTGATGTGCCGGTCATTTTTATCAGTGCCCAGGATGCCGAGGATGATAAACTCCGGGCGTTTGAAGTCGGTGGGGTAGATTATGTGACCAAGCCGTTTCACCCTGCCGAAGTCATTGCGCGGGTTGAAAGCCAGTTGAAAATTGCACGGTTGACTGACGAACTCCGTCAGCAAGTACTGCGCTATCAACTCAATCCGCATTTCCTCTTCAACTCATTCTTGTCCATTCGCTCATTGATTGATGAAAATCCAGAGGCAGCGCGAGAGATGGTAACCCAGCTTTCTGATTTCACGCGCTACCTGTTGATGCAGCGTGGTTCAAGTGATATTCCTCTCTCTGAAGAACTTGAAGCGATTCAGAACTATCTGGCAGTTGAAAAAATCCGGTTTGAACACAAACTGCAGCTTGAAACTGATCTCGAACCAGGGATGGTGGATGGCTTGATTCCACCCTTTTTGTTTCAGCCGCTGGTGGAAAATGCGTTGAAGTACGGGGCCAAAACCAGTCAGCTTCCATTACGAGTTCAGGTCACGGCCAGAGCGGAGGCGAAAGGGCTTCGGTTTCGAGTTTCCAACACCGGGAAATGGATTGAACCAGAGGCCAATCTGGATGGTCGGTCACTTCGCGAAGGACTCGGCGTCGGGTTGCAAAACGTTCGTCAGCGACTGAGCCGCAGGTTTCCAGGCCAGCACGAATTTCTGATTTCAGAAAAAGACGGCTGGGTCCACGTTGAAATTGTGATTACCTTTTAG
- a CDS encoding DNA gyrase inhibitor YacG, translating to MKCPNCGKQTTFKDNPFRPFCSERCQMADLGKWVTEGYRIPATTPPDSEFESAATTQPLPAPEDD from the coding sequence ATGAAATGTCCAAATTGCGGTAAACAAACAACTTTCAAGGATAATCCTTTTCGTCCATTTTGCTCTGAACGCTGCCAGATGGCTGATCTTGGCAAATGGGTGACAGAAGGCTACCGAATTCCTGCCACGACACCTCCAGATTCTGAATTTGAATCTGCCGCCACGACACAGCCACTACCTGCTCCTGAAGATGACTAG
- the lnt gene encoding apolipoprotein N-acyltransferase — protein sequence MSKSRFITHLYQLRPYLLSGLLFSLSYPSYPWVRLELLAWVCLVPMLLALRSVTSFRKMFGLAWVTMFVGCLHTMTWCMWASPWLIGGFVLVAAFILAAPFAVFGVIQKRLNRRVALWTLPVVWTASDWIHHSLDGTFGGLGFGVTQHKLTWLIQFIDVTGVWGLTFWLVLMNVAMTVAIEEFQARQQSAGETMARQYLVRRLALTGATLLIVPLLYSAWVFSQPERFSNRGQLSVMLVQPNVNPWVRLTPELATQVIGQTVVVTNHALKDSKPDLIVWPEVAVPSVLLHNQSDREFLARQVRRWNVSLVTGTLDVPSQEYSSSASKSEKRLVWNSSVMVSPERNVSGQVTGTTISTPYHKQKLMPFFERVPLVQWVPSLERFTSHPTMANRLIPGRTTGTFSFQTTTQQTVTVGAPVCYEHFYPQVMADFVRNGANLLVLLSNDGWFAKTHGEYQIAAFTELRAIETRRAIARCANTGITCLIDPYGRTYQALPWWQEDVLVGVVPLSTQLSVYVRYPDVFPKTCVWLALAVVFGAFRGWAKECGLKKMG from the coding sequence ATGTCGAAATCACGGTTCATCACACACCTGTACCAGTTGCGACCTTATTTGCTGAGCGGGCTCTTGTTCAGTCTGTCCTATCCGTCATATCCGTGGGTTCGGCTCGAATTACTGGCCTGGGTCTGTCTGGTGCCGATGCTGTTGGCGCTCCGGTCGGTGACTTCGTTTCGCAAAATGTTTGGTCTGGCCTGGGTCACGATGTTTGTTGGCTGTCTGCATACAATGACCTGGTGTATGTGGGCCAGTCCGTGGCTGATTGGCGGTTTTGTGCTGGTGGCCGCGTTCATTTTGGCCGCACCGTTTGCCGTTTTTGGGGTGATTCAAAAGCGGCTGAATCGTCGGGTTGCGCTCTGGACATTGCCCGTGGTGTGGACGGCCTCAGACTGGATTCATCACAGTCTGGACGGAACCTTCGGGGGGTTGGGGTTTGGGGTCACCCAGCACAAGTTGACGTGGCTGATTCAATTTATTGATGTGACAGGAGTTTGGGGGCTGACCTTCTGGCTGGTTTTGATGAATGTCGCCATGACCGTCGCCATCGAGGAATTCCAGGCCCGACAGCAATCTGCAGGTGAAACGATGGCGCGGCAATATCTCGTCCGGCGGCTGGCTCTGACCGGCGCCACATTGCTGATAGTTCCGCTTTTGTATTCAGCCTGGGTTTTTTCACAGCCTGAACGCTTTTCAAATCGCGGTCAGCTTTCAGTCATGCTGGTCCAGCCCAATGTCAACCCGTGGGTTCGCCTGACGCCGGAACTCGCCACGCAGGTCATTGGTCAGACCGTGGTTGTCACCAACCACGCGCTCAAGGATTCCAAACCGGATTTGATTGTCTGGCCTGAAGTCGCCGTGCCGTCCGTGCTGCTCCACAATCAATCGGACCGTGAATTTCTCGCGCGACAGGTCCGACGCTGGAACGTGTCGCTGGTGACCGGGACGCTTGATGTGCCTTCTCAGGAGTATTCGTCATCAGCTTCGAAATCAGAAAAACGTCTGGTTTGGAATAGCTCGGTGATGGTGTCGCCCGAGCGGAATGTCAGCGGGCAGGTCACCGGAACCACGATTTCAACGCCATATCACAAACAGAAATTGATGCCGTTTTTTGAGCGGGTTCCGCTGGTGCAATGGGTTCCCTCGCTAGAGCGTTTCACGTCTCATCCCACAATGGCAAATCGGCTGATTCCAGGTCGCACGACAGGCACCTTTTCCTTCCAAACCACCACCCAGCAAACAGTTACGGTCGGAGCACCAGTTTGCTATGAACATTTCTACCCTCAGGTGATGGCCGATTTTGTGCGCAACGGCGCCAATCTGCTGGTTCTGCTTTCCAACGACGGCTGGTTTGCCAAAACCCACGGCGAGTATCAGATAGCTGCTTTTACCGAGTTGCGGGCGATTGAAACCCGGCGGGCGATTGCCCGATGTGCCAATACCGGGATTACCTGCCTGATTGATCCGTATGGGCGCACGTATCAGGCGCTTCCGTGGTGGCAGGAAGATGTTCTGGTTGGGGTCGTTCCGCTTTCAACCCAGTTGAGTGTGTATGTCCGCTACCCGGATGTTTTTCCCAAAACCTGTGTATGGCTGGCACTGGCCGTGGTTTTCGGTGCGTTTCGAGGCTGGGCCAAAGAATGCGGGCTGAAGAAAATGGGCTGA
- a CDS encoding 2-isopropylmalate synthase, producing the protein MSEGIHHSASIPSSAQEDQFHELIYDWNTVGITAPTRTVDFDDETLRDGLQSPSVTDPSIDKKIEILHLMEALGINTADIGLPGAGPRAVADVTRLTTEIVENRLKIRPNAACRTAKADIIPIIDIANKVGTPIEAAMFIGSSPVRQYTENWSLDHMLKLTEEGVSFAVKNGIPVMYVTEDTTRAHPDTIRALYTTAIRAGAYRICVCDTVGHSTPHGVRALVNFVKQIVAESGQDIKVDWHGHRDRGLDVINSLTAVEAGVDRVHGAGLGVGERAGNTPMDQLLVNLQLMGYINRDLSMLKRYCETIAEACQVPLPYNYPVFGRDAFRTATGVHAAAVIKAFRKGDHTLANLIYSGVPAHQFGLEQQIEIGPMSGKSNVVYWLEHRGYTADPELVERIFNVAKQSDRVLTDQEVLALCQSTQAASGD; encoded by the coding sequence ATGTCAGAGGGTATTCACCATTCAGCATCCATTCCTTCATCCGCCCAGGAAGACCAGTTTCATGAACTGATTTATGACTGGAACACTGTTGGGATCACCGCACCAACTCGGACGGTTGATTTCGACGATGAAACCCTGCGCGATGGGTTACAGTCCCCTTCGGTAACTGATCCGTCAATTGACAAAAAGATTGAGATTTTGCATTTGATGGAAGCGCTCGGTATCAACACGGCTGACATTGGGCTCCCTGGTGCCGGTCCACGAGCCGTGGCTGATGTGACCCGTCTCACAACTGAGATTGTCGAAAACCGGTTGAAGATTCGTCCAAATGCCGCCTGCCGAACCGCCAAAGCCGATATCATTCCAATAATTGACATCGCCAATAAAGTTGGGACCCCGATTGAAGCCGCCATGTTCATCGGCTCCAGTCCCGTGCGACAGTACACCGAAAACTGGTCACTTGATCATATGCTCAAATTGACTGAGGAAGGCGTCAGCTTTGCTGTCAAGAATGGTATTCCGGTGATGTATGTCACCGAAGATACGACGCGGGCGCATCCTGACACGATTCGGGCACTCTATACCACGGCCATTCGCGCCGGTGCCTATCGCATCTGTGTGTGCGATACGGTCGGCCATAGCACACCCCACGGCGTACGAGCCCTGGTCAATTTCGTCAAACAGATCGTTGCCGAATCAGGTCAGGACATTAAAGTTGACTGGCACGGTCATCGGGACCGGGGACTCGATGTGATTAACTCATTGACAGCGGTTGAAGCCGGGGTTGATCGAGTGCATGGCGCCGGTTTGGGAGTTGGCGAGCGAGCCGGAAATACACCGATGGATCAGCTTCTGGTCAATTTGCAGTTGATGGGATACATCAACCGCGACCTTTCGATGCTGAAACGATACTGTGAAACCATTGCTGAAGCCTGCCAGGTGCCGCTTCCCTATAACTATCCGGTGTTTGGCCGCGATGCGTTCCGGACCGCGACTGGCGTTCACGCGGCGGCGGTGATTAAAGCCTTCCGCAAGGGAGACCACACGCTGGCGAATTTGATTTATTCTGGTGTTCCAGCGCATCAATTTGGGTTGGAACAACAGATCGAAATCGGCCCAATGAGCGGCAAGTCCAATGTCGTCTATTGGCTAGAACATCGTGGCTACACGGCTGATCCCGAACTGGTCGAACGAATTTTCAACGTTGCCAAGCAATCTGACCGGGTTTTAACCGATCAAGAAGTCCTGGCGTTGTGCCAGAGCACCCAGGCGGCGAGCGGCGACTAG
- a CDS encoding response regulator transcription factor, with translation MTEIRAVIVDDERLARRDLRVLLKAHPQISIIGEADTLETAIEVIGRLEPDVVFLDIQMPGGSGFTVLNSIDPAIQVVFVTAFDEYAVRAFEVDACDYLLKPVNPKRLAKTVARLQSLSEPVVTGEPEKSSPLALSTTKPLTYEEYIFVRRPPNAGFVKVKSVLLIRAAGDYSELYLSDQTTCLLKKSLRDWEAILPQPQFLRVHRAAILNLEYVEQIEPSPENTYRFTLRGLNEPVVSSRSYSTALRERFCP, from the coding sequence ATGACTGAGATTCGAGCTGTGATTGTAGATGATGAACGCCTGGCGCGCCGTGATTTGCGGGTGTTGCTCAAAGCTCACCCGCAGATTTCAATCATTGGCGAAGCCGACACCCTGGAAACAGCGATTGAAGTGATTGGTCGCCTGGAACCAGATGTTGTGTTTCTGGATATTCAAATGCCTGGAGGGTCAGGGTTTACCGTTTTAAACTCTATTGATCCAGCGATTCAGGTGGTGTTTGTCACGGCCTTTGACGAATATGCCGTCCGGGCGTTTGAAGTGGATGCCTGTGATTATCTGCTCAAGCCGGTCAACCCCAAACGGCTGGCCAAAACGGTTGCCCGGTTGCAATCTCTGTCAGAACCTGTTGTCACAGGAGAACCCGAAAAATCGTCTCCACTGGCTCTTTCCACTACCAAACCTTTGACCTATGAAGAGTATATCTTTGTCCGGCGGCCTCCGAATGCCGGGTTTGTAAAGGTCAAATCGGTGCTCTTAATTCGGGCGGCGGGAGATTATTCAGAATTGTATTTGTCAGATCAGACAACGTGTCTGCTCAAAAAATCGCTTCGTGACTGGGAAGCGATTTTGCCCCAGCCTCAGTTTTTGCGGGTCCATCGGGCGGCAATTCTGAACCTGGAATATGTCGAACAGATTGAACCCTCTCCGGAAAATACCTATCGGTTCACCCTGCGGGGACTCAACGAACCGGTTGTTTCCAGTCGAAGTTACAGCACCGCGCTTCGTGAGCGGTTTTGCCCATAG
- a CDS encoding agmatinase family protein, whose amino-acid sequence MSLHPMFDPNAAAVEGSGVFGLPFTRDDSRFILVPVPYEATTSYRGGTSLGPEAIRQASYQVDLFDLGTGRPYEAGIFMLEDPDLIGEYNQAAKPIAQQVIQEGPDLDDATLAECLAQVNDYSAKVNEWVYQIARDILDERRIAGIVGGDHSVPFGAIQAYAERFPGLGILHIDAHADLRDSYEGFTWSHASIMHNVVTRLSGVSRLVQVGIRDFCEAELEFIQQSNGRIVTHFDEHLAARKFEGASWKSLIEEIIVPLPAEVYLSFDIDGLDPALCPHTGTPVPGGLSFQEAVALIAALARSGRKIVGFDLNEVAPGPEGDEWDANVGARLLYKMIGYCQLSQSAT is encoded by the coding sequence ATGTCACTCCATCCAATGTTTGATCCCAATGCGGCGGCGGTCGAAGGGTCTGGTGTTTTTGGGCTGCCGTTCACCCGTGATGACAGCCGGTTTATTTTGGTCCCGGTGCCTTATGAGGCGACAACTTCTTATCGTGGTGGGACTTCGCTGGGGCCGGAAGCCATTCGCCAGGCAAGTTATCAGGTTGATTTATTTGATTTAGGAACGGGGCGTCCGTATGAAGCCGGAATCTTTATGCTTGAGGACCCGGACCTGATTGGTGAGTACAACCAGGCGGCCAAACCAATTGCGCAACAGGTGATCCAGGAAGGCCCAGATCTGGATGACGCGACGCTGGCTGAGTGTCTGGCACAGGTCAATGACTACAGCGCCAAAGTCAACGAGTGGGTGTATCAAATTGCCCGTGACATCCTGGATGAACGTCGCATTGCTGGCATTGTCGGTGGCGATCACTCGGTGCCGTTCGGAGCGATTCAGGCGTATGCCGAGCGTTTTCCGGGCCTTGGGATTTTGCACATAGATGCTCATGCTGATCTTCGCGACAGTTATGAAGGGTTTACCTGGTCGCATGCTTCGATTATGCACAACGTTGTGACCCGACTGTCAGGGGTTTCCAGGCTGGTGCAGGTTGGAATTCGTGATTTCTGCGAAGCGGAACTGGAGTTCATTCAGCAATCGAATGGACGAATCGTGACCCATTTTGATGAACATCTGGCGGCACGCAAATTTGAAGGCGCCTCGTGGAAATCATTGATTGAAGAAATCATCGTGCCGCTCCCAGCCGAGGTTTATCTTTCTTTCGACATTGACGGATTGGATCCAGCCCTGTGTCCCCACACTGGAACACCCGTTCCGGGCGGACTGAGTTTTCAAGAAGCCGTCGCCCTCATTGCCGCTCTTGCCCGCTCAGGTCGAAAAATTGTCGGATTTGATTTAAATGAAGTTGCCCCCGGTCCAGAGGGGGATGAATGGGATGCCAACGTCGGGGCACGACTGCTCTATAAGATGATTGGGTATTGTCAACTGAGCCAATCTGCTACCTGA
- a CDS encoding response regulator, whose translation MAHFVAHLRFSSVNIMKFLSLFRLILSGLVGLWFVWASPQTLLARTEPVSVRLINAKADLNEFKWKFQPGDNSTWADSRFDDSAWKEISTTESWVKQGYAGYSGYGWYRLKVQLLTDQVPTAPQHSFAITLTPPRTSEGEVFIQGHTVGNWGKSPPPLFSLDRLEGPQVFSVPPELIPADGVLVIAVRFFWSPQAAQYFPRQGGFQGGRFQLGETTLLAELAIAHKRNRLINHLPQLIFAAIFVVAGLYHLLLFWRRRQLREYLWFGLILLASAINNLALTPWAEFLLPPFVGNILTNCTLYLVFMCMVPFTLSFLGLGLNRLAYIVEAALGLCFALTLLFPASIVTNPRAATVDFCLLMSVMVGCLGLVIRESWRGNREAQTILFGGSIATLVEVYLLLAPIGILPFFILQYVGLAVFMFSMAAALANRFNRVYSELDVLNQELEQKVETRTHELAVANGQLETAVEQLRESEASALKAKAEAERANRAKDIFLANMSHELRTPLNSVLGFAQVMNRKANRPAEDREHLSYITHSGEHLLGLINDVLSIAKIESGRLTLTEQPFDLRELVSSLQDVFRLQVSDKGLKLQVEISSNIPTLVRGDAGKLRQVLMNLIANAVKFTRQGSVTVRIDAQDTGFRFEVADTGIGMAPEEVEKLFQPFSQVGELAGKEQGTGLGLAISRNLVQLMGGEIQVESQPGAGSIFSFWLPLAAETSASNSVQQRVTGLAPNQPHWRILVVDDRLENRRVMEAFLKTVGFDVQTAGSGEQALETCAVNRPDMMFLDLRMPGMDGFEVVRRLRATETEHHSTRLPIIALTASAFEEDRLAVLASGFDDYLAKPFTEKMLFEMIGHHLKVQFQEEVTPITPSSFDQSSNLTQQNGLDEEWKAAFHRSLTTGRTAKALELIEQLPPHHQSLAETLRRLVKQYRFDELFALLEKEPG comes from the coding sequence ATGGCACATTTCGTCGCCCACCTGCGGTTTTCATCGGTCAACATCATGAAATTCCTGTCGCTGTTTCGTCTCATCCTCAGTGGATTGGTTGGACTCTGGTTCGTCTGGGCTTCACCTCAAACACTGCTGGCACGCACCGAGCCAGTTTCAGTCAGGCTCATCAATGCCAAAGCCGATCTGAATGAATTCAAATGGAAATTTCAGCCTGGAGATAACTCGACCTGGGCAGACAGCCGTTTTGACGACTCAGCCTGGAAGGAAATTTCAACCACTGAAAGTTGGGTCAAACAGGGATATGCGGGATATAGCGGATATGGCTGGTATCGGTTGAAAGTACAACTGTTGACGGATCAGGTACCCACAGCGCCTCAACACTCATTTGCAATCACACTGACACCGCCCCGAACCAGTGAAGGTGAGGTGTTTATCCAGGGGCACACGGTCGGAAATTGGGGGAAATCGCCACCGCCACTTTTTTCACTTGACCGGTTGGAAGGCCCCCAGGTGTTTTCAGTTCCGCCGGAACTCATCCCGGCAGATGGGGTACTGGTCATTGCCGTTCGCTTTTTTTGGAGTCCTCAGGCTGCCCAATATTTTCCGCGACAGGGTGGGTTTCAAGGCGGTCGGTTTCAACTGGGTGAAACAACCTTGCTGGCCGAACTGGCTATTGCTCACAAACGAAACCGTTTGATCAATCATTTGCCCCAACTCATCTTTGCCGCGATTTTTGTTGTGGCCGGGCTCTATCACCTGTTGCTTTTTTGGCGACGACGGCAACTCCGCGAGTATCTCTGGTTTGGGTTGATTCTGCTGGCTTCGGCAATCAATAACCTGGCGCTAACGCCCTGGGCAGAGTTTCTTCTGCCTCCATTTGTCGGCAACATTCTCACCAACTGCACGCTGTATCTGGTCTTTATGTGTATGGTGCCATTTACCCTGTCTTTTTTGGGACTCGGATTAAACCGGCTGGCATACATCGTCGAAGCTGCCTTGGGATTGTGTTTTGCCCTTACCCTTCTCTTTCCAGCTTCAATTGTTACCAACCCGCGAGCTGCGACAGTTGACTTCTGCCTCCTCATGTCGGTTATGGTCGGGTGCCTTGGACTTGTCATCCGCGAAAGCTGGCGTGGGAATCGTGAGGCTCAAACAATTTTATTTGGCGGCAGCATTGCAACTCTGGTCGAAGTTTATCTCTTACTGGCACCGATTGGGATCTTGCCATTTTTCATTCTGCAATATGTGGGCCTGGCCGTTTTTATGTTTTCAATGGCTGCGGCGCTCGCCAACCGCTTCAATCGGGTGTATTCCGAACTCGATGTCCTGAACCAGGAACTGGAACAAAAGGTTGAAACCCGAACGCATGAACTGGCTGTCGCCAATGGCCAGCTTGAAACTGCCGTCGAACAATTGCGTGAGTCTGAAGCTTCAGCCTTGAAAGCCAAAGCCGAGGCAGAGCGCGCCAACCGGGCAAAAGACATTTTCCTGGCGAATATGAGCCACGAACTCCGTACCCCGCTCAATTCCGTTCTGGGGTTTGCCCAGGTGATGAACCGCAAAGCCAACCGCCCAGCCGAAGATCGTGAACACCTCAGCTACATCACCCATAGCGGTGAGCATTTGTTGGGGTTGATCAATGATGTGCTCTCGATTGCCAAAATTGAAAGCGGTCGGTTAACGCTAACCGAACAGCCGTTTGACCTCCGCGAACTGGTCAGCAGTTTGCAGGATGTTTTTCGCCTTCAAGTCAGTGATAAAGGATTGAAATTACAGGTTGAAATCTCATCAAACATTCCGACATTGGTGCGCGGAGATGCCGGCAAACTGCGGCAGGTTTTGATGAACCTGATCGCCAACGCCGTCAAATTTACCCGCCAGGGTTCAGTGACAGTGCGCATTGACGCCCAGGACACGGGATTTCGATTTGAGGTGGCGGATACGGGGATTGGGATGGCTCCCGAGGAGGTTGAAAAACTCTTCCAGCCGTTTTCACAAGTGGGGGAACTGGCTGGAAAAGAACAGGGCACCGGACTCGGCTTGGCTATCAGCCGCAACCTGGTTCAGTTGATGGGCGGTGAAATCCAGGTTGAAAGTCAGCCGGGCGCTGGCAGTATATTTTCATTCTGGCTTCCACTTGCCGCCGAAACCTCAGCCAGTAATTCAGTCCAACAACGAGTGACAGGACTGGCGCCCAATCAACCCCACTGGCGGATTCTGGTGGTGGATGATCGCCTGGAAAACCGGCGCGTGATGGAGGCGTTTTTGAAAACGGTCGGATTTGATGTTCAGACGGCTGGCAGTGGGGAGCAGGCACTTGAAACGTGTGCTGTCAATCGTCCGGATATGATGTTTCTGGACCTGCGAATGCCTGGGATGGATGGATTTGAAGTGGTGCGGCGCTTACGGGCCACTGAAACCGAACACCATTCAACACGGCTTCCAATCATTGCCCTGACCGCTAGCGCGTTTGAAGAAGACCGCCTGGCCGTTCTGGCTTCTGGATTTGACGACTATCTGGCCAAGCCATTTACTGAAAAGATGCTGTTTGAAATGATTGGCCACCATCTGAAAGTTCAATTCCAGGAAGAAGTGACACCGATCACCCCATCAAGCTTCGATCAATCTTCAAACCTCACTCAGCAAAATGGGTTAGACGAGGAATGGAAAGCGGCATTTCACCGCAGTTTAACCACTGGTCGAACGGCGAAAGCCCTGGAGTTGATCGAACAACTCCCACCACATCACCAGTCTCTGGCAGAAACGCTCCGCCGACTGGTCAAACAGTATCGGTTTGATGAACTTTTTGCCTTGCTGGAAAAAGAGCCAGGATAG